The genomic segment TGCGTTTCCCAGCCTGTGGGACGACCGCTGGCTGACCGACTTCACACAGAACACAGCCGACTGACGCCGGCAAGCCGCGGCATGATCGGCGCCCGTCAACTGGCGATGATGAAACCGACGGCCTGTCTGGTGAACCTTGCCCGTGGCGAGCTGGTCGATCAGGCGGCCCTCGTCGGCGTGCTGCGTCGCCGCCGGATTGCCGGCGCGGCGCTCGACGTTTTCGAGCACGAGCCGTTGCCGGCCGGCGATCCCTTGGTCGGGCTGGACAACGTGATTCTCACCCCGCACTGGACTGCTTCGACGAGCGACGTTTGGCGGGCCACCGCGCAGGCCATGGCCGCCGGCATGTTGCGGGTGGCGCGCGGCAACGTGCCTGACAAATGACCCGCGGCCCGAAGCCGCTTCTAGCGGCCGCTTGACAGCCGGTGAACCGGATGTATGCAACCGCTTCGGTCACTGGGCGTCGCTTGCGGGCCGCTGGGCAAACCGCGTGGGCCGCGCGACCAACTCGGCGACAACCTGCCGTCCGAAACGCCGCGAAAAGTGCGTCGCTCCGCGGGAAAGCAAGTGGTGCCCGTCCGTAAAGTCGCCGTCGTCGCACCAGGTCGTGCCGTCGTAAACCGGCACGTGCCATTGTTGGCTGAGATGCGCCAGGTAGTCGTCGAGTTGCCCGCGGGCCTCCGGGCCGTACCAATCGCGAAACCGGCTCGCTTCGGGCATCAAAAACAGCGCGGTCTCGATGCCTTCGTCGCGACACAGGCCGAGCAGCGTTTGCAGCGCCCGATCGGCCGGCTCGGTGATGCGGTACCCGGCCAGCATCGGCCCGTATTCTTTCTGCGCGCTTTCCAGGCCATGCTGGTATTCGTCGGCCGAAACGGTCTCCCGGCGATAGGGGAGCCAGCCGTCGGCAGTCAGCCCGGTCCAGGGATCGAATTGCGCTTGCGAGTCGAGCCAGGTGCGAGCGACGCGGTTCAAGATCAGAAAGCGGTTGGAATACCACGGCGCCACGCGCGTGCGGCACCATTTCCAGATCAGACCGCGGCGGTCGAACACATAGTCGGCCACCAGCAGCAGGTCTTGCCAATCCATGCGGCGTGGCTCGATCCAGCATTCCTCGCCGATGCCGTTCTCCTGGTGCAGCATCAAGGGATGCACCTCGATCAGCAGCCGGTCGGGCCGCACACCCTGCCGCAACAGCCGTTTCAAGATTTGCAGCTCTTGCACCGGCCCGCAGCCCGTGATGGCAAAGTTGAAGACCAGTGTTTCACGGCCGTCGCCGCCGCGGCAGACGGGGAACACCGCCGGATCGACGCCGAGTCCGGACCGCGAGCTGCCCAAGACGAGCGTCAAGCTGCTTTCCGGCTGTTGTGCCCGCCGCTGCTGCAAGAGGGCCAGCTTGCAGCCATATTCGGCGTCGTGCAGCACCGGCAGCCAATGGTCCATGACCAGCGACATGCCGATCTGCAATGCGGCGAACGTGGCCAGGCCGCAGAGGAGCGTCGCGCGTGCTCGTTGACAAGTCATGGAAGCCCCACCCTATCTCCTTTCAACCTGGGTAACGCCTTCCGCCATGTGGCTGCCATCATCGAGGCCCAGCGCCGGACGCAAAATCTCGCGGGCG from the Pirellulales bacterium genome contains:
- a CDS encoding NAD(P)-dependent oxidoreductase; amino-acid sequence: MIGARQLAMMKPTACLVNLARGELVDQAALVGVLRRRRIAGAALDVFEHEPLPAGDPLVGLDNVILTPHWTASTSDVWRATAQAMAAGMLRVARGNVPDK